A part of Betaproteobacteria bacterium genomic DNA contains:
- a CDS encoding MmgE/PrpD family protein encodes MPPGPALAPAPGHQGIFAHRFGPSSLCIHLPRGRRAAQGDDSGTAKRQGRIMDRTTAQLVDFALQSQYAALSPQAVHECKRRLIDTLGCALGAFDEPLSAMARAVASRSQGDPSARIWGSRAASTPENAAFANGVMLRLMDISDTYLGKARGHPSDVTAAVLAAADIAHADGRAVIAANAAAYDIYCSLCDAHDWNARGWDQPVYAVLAAVVGAGKLLDLEREQFANAIALALVPNMAMTQTRRGPLSSWKGCAGANAARNAVFAALLARDGFTGPTAIFEGEGGLFDIAGQFEWHLPDPGCMVGRTHIKTLPVCYHGQSAVLLALDMRKRLPVERVKEIRVEAYRTAVDMMGNDPSRWAPTTHETADHSLPYTIAIAFLDGAVTESSFERARFTDPQVVALMQKVKVDEDPALTALYPDGAPGRLTVVMDSGEVETAEMRYPTGHAKSAITDAEVEEKFCGMLEKRNMRGACSEVLGRLWQLEQARDVGAEVVDRLARQ; translated from the coding sequence ATGCCGCCCGGGCCGGCGCTCGCACCCGCGCCCGGGCATCAGGGTATATTCGCGCATCGCTTCGGGCCAAGCTCACTTTGCATTCATCTGCCGCGCGGCCGGCGCGCGGCGCAAGGCGACGATTCCGGCACGGCGAAAAGACAAGGACGGATCATGGATAGGACGACGGCTCAGTTGGTGGACTTTGCACTGCAATCGCAATACGCGGCGCTCTCGCCGCAGGCGGTGCACGAATGCAAGCGGCGCCTGATCGATACGCTCGGCTGCGCGCTCGGTGCGTTCGACGAGCCTTTGAGTGCGATGGCGCGCGCCGTCGCCAGTCGCAGCCAGGGCGACCCATCGGCCCGCATCTGGGGCAGCCGCGCGGCATCGACGCCTGAAAACGCCGCGTTCGCCAACGGCGTGATGTTGCGCCTCATGGACATCAGCGACACCTATCTCGGCAAGGCACGCGGCCATCCGAGCGACGTGACGGCCGCGGTGCTCGCCGCGGCCGATATCGCGCACGCCGATGGACGCGCGGTAATTGCGGCCAACGCGGCTGCGTATGACATCTACTGCAGCCTGTGCGATGCCCACGACTGGAACGCGCGAGGCTGGGACCAGCCGGTGTATGCAGTGCTCGCCGCCGTGGTCGGCGCCGGCAAGCTCCTCGACCTCGAGCGCGAACAGTTCGCCAATGCGATTGCTCTCGCGCTGGTGCCCAACATGGCGATGACGCAGACCCGGCGCGGGCCGTTGTCGAGCTGGAAGGGATGTGCAGGCGCCAATGCCGCGCGTAATGCCGTCTTCGCCGCCTTGCTTGCGCGCGACGGCTTCACCGGTCCGACCGCGATCTTCGAGGGCGAGGGCGGTTTGTTCGACATCGCCGGACAATTCGAATGGCATCTGCCCGACCCCGGTTGCATGGTCGGGCGTACGCACATCAAGACCTTGCCCGTTTGCTATCACGGCCAATCGGCAGTGCTGCTCGCTCTCGATATGCGCAAGCGCCTGCCGGTCGAGCGGGTGAAGGAGATTCGCGTCGAAGCGTACCGCACCGCGGTCGACATGATGGGCAACGACCCTTCGCGCTGGGCGCCGACCACGCATGAAACGGCCGATCACAGCTTACCCTATACGATAGCCATCGCTTTCCTCGATGGCGCGGTCACGGAGAGCTCGTTCGAGCGCGCGCGCTTTACCGACCCGCAAGTGGTCGCCCTGATGCAGAAGGTGAAGGTCGACGAGGATCCAGCCCTGACTGCGCTATATCCCGATGGCGCGCCGGGCCGGCTTACGGTTGTCATGGATTCGGGCGAGGTCGAAACGGCCGAGATGCGCTATCCGACCGGACACGCCAAGAGCGCCATCACCGATGCCGAAGTCGAGGAAAAGTTCTGCGGCATGCTCGAGAAGCGAAACATGCGTGGCGCATGTAGCGAAGTGCTCGGACGCCTATGGCAACTGGAGCAGGCGCGCGATGTGGGAGCCGAGGTCGTCGACCGGCTCGCCCGGCAGTAG